In a single window of the Acyrthosiphon pisum isolate AL4f unplaced genomic scaffold, pea_aphid_22Mar2018_4r6ur Scaffold_197;HRSCAF=598, whole genome shotgun sequence genome:
- the LOC103310885 gene encoding zinc finger MYM-type protein 1-like, giving the protein MINKLRSSINDVGAYAALVDETKDASKKEQLSFLIRFVDKNLDIQEKTLGCYHMKICDAQSLSDAILKIIDENKLDRNRCIAQCYDGASVMSGAFSGVQTRIANVIPQAIYVHCHAHRLNLCLVNSIQGVKAVVDFFDTVQGLYTFLMNGHTRYEKFIQIQKDKKIHVMHLER; this is encoded by the exons atgataaacaaattacGATCAAG CATAAATGATGTTGGTGCTTATGCTGCATTGGTGGATGAAACAAAAGATGCAAGTAAAAAAGAACAGTTAAGTTTTTTAATACGATTTGTTGATAAAAACTTAGATATTCAAGAAAAAACTTTAGGATGTTACCACATGAAAATATGTGATGCCCAGTCATTAAGTGATGCCATCTTAAAgattattgatgaaaataaattagatcGGAACCGCTGTATAGCTCAATGTTATGATGGAGCATCAGTGATGAGCGGTGCCTTTTCTGGTGTCCAAACCAGAATAGCCAATGTCATTCCACAGGCCATATATGTTCACTGTCATGCTCACCGTCTTAACCTCTGTTTAGTAAATTCAATTCAAGGTGTTAAAGCTGTAGTAGATTTTTTTGATACAGTTCAGggcttatatacatttttgatgaatGGACATACAAGGTAtgaaaaatttattcaaattcaaaaagacaaaaaaattcATGTAATGCATTTAGAAAGATGA